One window of Papaver somniferum cultivar HN1 chromosome 9, ASM357369v1, whole genome shotgun sequence genomic DNA carries:
- the LOC113313759 gene encoding alpha carbonic anhydrase 7-like, producing the protein MKNLISLVSTFLLVSVLIFNAKTITSQEVEDQREFDYMRGSGRGPDKWGEIHEGWGACSNGTLQSPIDLLHERVEVVHNLGKIKKRYKPANATLKNRGHDITLHWGIGTAGFIRINRTEYALDQCHWHSPSEHTINGKRFALELHMVHRNLEQNKTAVIGVLYKIGGPDSFLTELEKDIQNISDTDMETHKEIHIGMVDPRHIKTAGGKYYRYLGSLTTPPCTEGVIWTINRRMRTVSEKQMMLLRTAVHDNSEKNARPLQPLNKRGILFSGPKHRHTHI; encoded by the exons ATGAAGAACCTTATCAGCTTGGTTTCTACGTTTCTCCTTGTATCTGTTTTGATTTTCAATGCAAAGACAATCACATCTCAGGAAGTAG AGGATCAGAGGGAGTTTGATTATATGAGAGGTAGTGGAAGAGGGCCTGACAAATGGGGAGAAATTCATGAAGGATGGGGAGCTTGTAGTAATGGAACTTTACAATCTCCAATTGATTTGTTGCATGAAAGGGTTGAAGTTGTACATAATTTAGGCAAAATAAAGAAGCGCTACAAACCAGCCAACGCCACTCTGAAGAATAGAGGACATGATATTACG CTTCATTGGGGAATTGGCACTGCTGGATTCATTAGAATCAACAGAACGGAGTATGCGCTCGATCAATGCCATTGGCATTCACCTTCAGAACACACTATCAATGGCAAGAG ATTTGCTCTAGAACTGCATATGGTTCATCGAAATCTTGAACAAAACAAGACGGCTGTCATAGGTGTACTGTACAAAATAGGAGGACCTGATTCGTTCCTTACAGAG CTGGAGAAGGATATTCAGAACATTTCCGACACCGATATGGAGACTCACAAGGAGATTCACATAGGAATGGTTGATCCAAGGCACATAAAAACGGCCGGCGGGAAATATTACAGATACTTGGGTTCTCTTACTACTCCACCTTGTACTGAAGGTGTCATTTGGACCATCAACAGAAGG ATGAGGACTGTTTCAGAAAAACAAATGATGTTATTGAGAACAGCCGTGCACGAT AATTCGGAGAAAAATGCAAGACCCTTGCAACCTCTTAATAAAAGGGGCATTCTCTTCTCGGGGCCAAAGCATCGCCATACACATATCTAA
- the LOC113312407 gene encoding serine/threonine-protein kinase/endoribonuclease IRE1-like, whose amino-acid sequence MDVLRLFEMLRDGRIKIDFIEILRYIILALEELKHMDGVKFHGSLSVDTVGILITKTGKIHVKVFGVSYKTPGLSAQDDFVALGSLIKECFQLSNFPIVDHVEAHDFTERLNIGNALPMHAVSLWTHYEQNPSHLLRHPLFWSGAMCLEFVKRLGGLLMSIAGRTKAATFRNTFRTAMDIPINNWQASVDSNTQTHIGKKTYGTFDCLSSTDLLKMMRHKRIHFLELQTVDQSFYGMLPEAFYEHFRSDYPDLLMRAYNALEQYIALLPDLPNGYFDDLLLR is encoded by the exons ATGGATGTACTGAGACTATTTGAGATGCTCAGAGATGGTCGTATAAAGATAGATTTCATAGAAATACTCAG aTATATCATATTAGCATTGGAAGAATTGAAACATATGGATGGGGTTAAATTCCACGGAAGCTTGTCAGTGGACACTGTCGGGATACTCATTACCAAAACCGGAAAAATTCATGTGAAGGTTTTTGGCGTCAGCTACAAGACACCAGGTCTATCTGCACAAGATG ATTTCGTCGCCTTAGGAAGCTTAATCAAAGAATGTTTCCAACTCTCCAACTTTCCTATAGTAGATCATGTTGAAGCTCATGACTTCACAGAGAGGTTGAACATTGGAAATGCTCTTCCTATGCATGCTGTTAGTTTATGGACCCATTATGAGCAAAATCCTTCTCATTTACTGCGCCATCCCCTCTTTTGGAGTGGTGCGATGTGCTTGGAATTTGTCAAGAGGCTAGGTGGCTTGCTGATGTCGATAGCAGGGCGAACCAAAGCTGCCACATTTCGAAACACATTCAGAACCGCCATGGATATTCCTATTAATAATTGGCAAGCATCAGTCGATTCCAATACACAAACACATATTGGTAAGAAAACGTATGGCACCTTCGATTGTTTGTCATCCACAGATTTACTTAAGATGATGCGTCACAAGAGAATTCATTTTCTAGAGCTCCAAACAGTTGATCAG tcCTTTTACGGGATGCTACCTGAAGCATTCTATGAGCATTTTAGAAGCGATTATCCTGATTTGTTAATGAGAGCTTACAATGCATTGGAGCAATACATAGCATTGTTGCCTGACCTTCCTAATGGATACTTTGATGACCTACTTCTCAGATGA